The genomic segment GTCCGGACTCTTCAACCTCATTACAATATGGTGAGTTTCAACACCATTCAAGGGGAATGTGTGGATGTGTACCTGAGGGAGAAGCAAAGGCTTTTGAATCTTATCAGTGGAATTCCTGGACGAGTCAACCTTACGTTGGATTTTGGGATTTCAAATCTAGATATTGGATATGCTTTCTTAACAGGTCACTTCATTGATGGTGATTGGAATTTACAGCGACGAATCCTTAATGTTGCCACGTTACCTTTCTATGATTCTGATTATGCCTTCAACCAAGCAGTTGTGTCTTGCCTATCTGATTGGCAGTTGAGGAGCAAGTTATTTACTCTCACTCTTGATCAATCCTTCTCAAATGAGAATGTAATTGGAAATCTAAGAGGACTTCTTTCTGTCAAGAACCCATTTGTGCTCAATGGTCAGTTACTGAAAGGGAGTTGCTATGCTCGAGTGTTAAGTCATCTTGCACAAAATGCACTCAGTGCCACAGGCGAGATTGTTGGGAGAATCCGTGAAAGTGTGAAATATGTGAAAACCTCAGAAGCTCATGATGAGAAGTTTACTGAACTCAGGCAACAACTTCAAGTCCCTAGCACGAAAATCCTCATTATTGACAATCAAACTAAATGGAACACGACTTACCACATGCTGGTGGCTGCCAGTGAATTAAAGGAAGTGTTTGCGTGCTTAGATACCTCTGATCCTGTTTACAAGATAAACCCATCAACTGATGATTGGAAGAAGGCGGATATTCTCTGCACATACTTGAAGCTTTTATATGATGCAGCTAACATTTTGACAGGCCCAACATGCCCACCTGCCCATGTATTTTACCATGAAGTGTACAAAATCCAGTTAGAGCTGACACATGCAACCATGAGCCAAGACCCCTTTGTCAGTAACCTGATCAAACCCATGAAAGAAAAGTTTGATCAATATTGGAAGGATTGCTTCCTTGTTTTGGCAATTGCAGTGGTCATGGATCCAAGGTTTAAGATGAAGCTTCTAGAATTTAGCTTCCCAAAGGTCTTTGGTGAGGACGCTGGTATGTGGATCAAGAGTGTTGATGATGGCATTCATGAACTCTTTCTAGACTATCTTGCTCCCAATATTCATCTACCAGCAGCATATGTGGAAGAAGGGCATATTAGCCTTACTCAATCAGACACTCTTCAAGAAGTTGAAGCAGCACCTGCTCCAGATGGATATTCCCAAGAACTGCACCCTCATGTACCTCTTCAAGTGGCACACCCTGACACATCAAATCCTCATGAAGTGCCTCTTCAAGAAGGCCAGCATCAGGAGGTATCTCCTCAGGAGTCACTCGTCCAAGAAGTGCCCTCACAGGCATTAACCCTTCAAGAGATGCACGTGGAAGAAGTGCCTTCCCAAGAAGTATCCATTCATGAGATGCACACTGAAGTGTCCTCACAGGAACCGCCCTCTCAAGAAATGCATGCTCAAGATATAACACCTCAAGAATCACACACGGAAGAAGCACCTTCTCAAGAGATGCAGAGTGATGATGCCTCTCAAGTACCCCCTCAAGATATTAACACTGAAGAAGTAAACCCCCAAGATACTCATGCTGAAGAAGTTCCCTCCCATGAAGTACTTGTTCAAGAGATTCACCCTAATGAAGTTCCCTCCCAAGAGGTATCTGTTCAAGAGATGCAGGCAGAAGAAGCGCCAGCTCAAGCAATGCAGACAGAAGAAGCGCACCCTCAAGCAATGCAGGCAGAAGAAGCTCCACTGCAAGAGATGCACTCAGAAGAAGCCCCACCTGAAGAGATGCGCACTGAAGAAGCGCTGCCGGAAGAGATGCGTACAGAAGAAGCGCCGCTGGAAGAGATGCAGACCGAGGAAGCGCCGCCTCAAGAGATGCGCACAGAGGAAGCGCCGCCTCAAGAGATGCACACCGAGGAAGCGCCGCCTCAAGAGATGCACACCGAGGAAGCGCCGCCTCAAGAGATGCGCACAGAGGAAGCGCCGCCTCAAGAGATGCATGCCGAGGAAGCGCCGCCTCAAGAGATGCATGCCGAGGAAGTGCCTCAAGAGATGTGCACAGAGGAAGCACCGCCGCAAGAGATGCGCACAGAGGAAGCACCGCCTCAAGAGATGCATGCTGAGGAAGCACCGCCGCAAGAGATGCGCACAGAGGAAGCACCGCCGCAAGAGATGCGCACAGAGGAAGTGCCGCCTCAAGAGATGCAACTCCAAGTAATCCATCAAGAGATGCAGCCTCTAGAATTGCACACTCAAGATCTACCTATGCTTTCTATTGGAGATGGGCTTTcagattttgatatatatatttctgaGATTACAAGTGGGCAACATTTGAAGTCGGAATTGGATCAGTATCTAGAGGAGTCTCTTCTTCCTCGTGTGCATGAGTTTGATGTAGTAGGTTGGTGGAAACTAAACAGGCTAAAGTACCCAACACTTTCGAAGATGGCTGCTGATATTTTATCAATACCAGTATCTACTGTTGCTCCTGATTCTGTGTTCGACACTGAAAACAGAAAGATAGATAGCTACAGGGGTTCACTACTTCCTATAACACTTGAAGCCCTTGTTTGCGCCAAGGATTGGCTCCAGCATGGATCATCGATGTCATCATCACCACTGGAGATTTCTAACGCACTTGTGAAGAAAGAATTTTAGGTCTTATGTAGGAACATCTTTCGTCCTACAGCCTGGGCATATTTGACTTGCTTTTAGGCGTATGcaattgtttttcccttttcttctcatttATACTGCCAATATAAGATATTTGATTAGGATTTGTTATGCTACATCAGACTTGGAACTAATCTTGGTTTCAGTGATCACTTTGGATTAATGCCTTTTGCCATTAGCGTTTTTGTTTATGCTAATATCAATTTGCAGGGTTCTGTTTCCATTCCTGTGGGATTCTCTTCGCTACATCATgtatgttaaaaaagaaaaagaaatcaaaattagcATCTCATTTTCCTCTTTCTCGTAGCTTTAGTTCGGTGATGGAAACCTGCCCCCTGGATTATGGTGAATAATCATTTAGCTTTAGCCTGGAAATGTTACCAGTTGTGGTTCTGAATAATCATTTCCATGGGGAAGCTGTGAGGTATATTGATCGATCACAAGTTAAATGCATGCATGCGCGCTTTCAAAGGATACAGGAATTTGGCTTCGAATACTTGGAAAACTGAAGAAACTTTTGCTAGAGATAGTTCATCAATGGTTCCTCCCTCTGAAGTTATACTATAAACTTCTGCGGAACAGAGACTTTAACAAGCACCAGTGGTCTGGTGGAGCTGTGATAATGTTGTCCATCATTAGCATCTTTTTAGATGAATGCTTTGCCATCTGAGCTAAATCCTTTTtcgtttttttagtttttttctatataaaaaaggtaaaaaatagcTAATTCTAATATTAGTGAAATTACTTTCTTGGATATTTGAAGCATCCacacccaaaaaagaaaaaacgcaATATAAAGCAGTGAGAAGGTCGCAGTGTTAGTTTTTAGGGTTTCAAGTTTAATACAACTATTAGCTGAATTAACAAAACCTAAACGAGATACGGTTTTCTGGAGGCTAAGATACAAAACATtggaataatataataatgattttgccattttatacaaaaatcatTGTCCTTGTTGATGGTGtacatgattcattaatttattatattcggacaaatttatcttcttcatatttttatggtatagtaaattaacttaataactttaaaagcaaataaaaacagTGAACCAAGTTTCAAGAAAGCCCCAGGTTGCAGCTTGATAGAGATGAATGGCATTGTCCGTGAACTTGTTGCCGGTGACCAGTTACATCCTAAAGCAAAAGAGACAGTACTGTCCATTAAAGGCTCAAAGAGCAAATGATGCCTAATCTTAGGTAAGTTCACATAACCTATATTAACAATGCGGTATGAACAAGTTTCATAAGATTACACACCACCATTGCTGCTCCTGCTCCTCCTCCTTGCAAAGTCCCAGGATAAAAAAGTGCTGCATCACAAATATGGAAGTAGATGACAGGTCTACAAAAGTTTTAAAAGAACGAGAGATGAGAGAATCTTTActatttcattttattgttgAAAATGATCATTTACAGTACAACATATATAAGGATTCAGTTGCTATTACACAAAGGGTTCAACCAAGATATAAACCTAATTTGTCAACAACCACTAACAGCTTTAGCTTACTCTCTTACTCATGCTACTACTTGTCGAACATCAGCAACTCCGCTTGTCATCAAGCTCAATTACCATCTGTTCCCTCACTGCAACAAAACATGATTCACCATAGCCAGTTGGGAGTTATTCAAACCCTTCTAAATAACCAGCAACATGCGAGACACCCTTGAGTAAATCTAGATGTCAGCTAATATCATTATAGACAAACAAAGCCAAATGATGGCATCTCATTTGAAGCTATGGAACTGCAAGTAACAAAGCCAAATAGAGACTTTTAATTCTTGGTTTGAGGGAAGACAATTTTCTCAGAGTTACAGATATTCATGCTCATGTTTCCTTGCAAATAAGTTTGGCAATCGCAGCAAATTTATAGAACATACGATAAATAAAGGCAAATCGATGACGAACACATCAAGTAACAATTCTGAAGTGAACACATACTTTTCCATTGTTAATAAATCATCCCTTAGTTCCTTCCGGTACTGGTTTGTAATTTCACGGATTTAAATGACACAGGGAGGAAAAAGAAGACGAGAACACTTCAAATTCAAGTTGatggaaggttttttttttttatgttttagtctATGGTGAAGTAAAGCTTCAACAAACCACAAATCATAAGGAATAACATATCATACACTGAGAAAGGATAAGTAGAGGCACCAAGAACCAAATGCTGCTACATTTTGATGAGGGTTTCGCATCATCACATTTACATAAATTCAAGTAGCATTTTCTTCTAACATGTCACTTCCATGTTCAATGTTTCCTTAAAACCAGCGAGGGAAGGGAGATATTAACACAGTAAATGCAATCCAAATCCATTGAACTATTTATGGAATATGATCATAATATGAACTTCTGCACGTTCGCAAATCCAAGTCGCAACAACTcaatcaaaaacaacaaaactggCCATCATACTCCACAGCCAAAAAGACACAAGATAGGAACTAACCTTCAGCTTGACCCTGGGTCAAGGACAGGAAGCCTACAATGTAGACTGATAGATTTATCAGTTTGACGAGTTCCGGGAATGAAGAACTGGAATATCACAGTCAAACAAGCACCCTGAGGGGCAATCCCATAGAAAGCACAATCCGGCTTGGCCAAGTGACACTGTAGACTCTTAGAAAAGTGTCTTACACTGACCTGCACAGACTGAGCATCTCCCATCAAAATCGCCCTCTCTGATCGAGTCTGCGCACTTAAATCTCGATCCTCATCTGGGGCTTGGGCTTTATCTCCAACAACCAACAGCTTGCGAAACTCAGCACCAAGTGTGATCAAGGTAGTTGAAATCTGCAGGTGAAGATCCCCGTACTTGCTTATAGAAACATTCAGAAGATCACCAACATGCTTCATGCGATCAACAAAGTTCTGCAGCCGATTCAAATCAGGAACCTGAACCAGAGTCCGAGGAAGATCTTGGGCAGCGTCAAGAGCAGCTTGAAGTTGCAGAAGTTGATCCCTAGACAGAGGCTTGGAAATGGGAACATCTTGAATAACAGCAGACTTATAACCCTTTGTCTCAAAGGTAAGAAAGGGCATTGGCTGAGTAGAATTAGGAGGCAGCTTCTTCACCAATTTAACCTGAAGCCGATTCGCACCCCCAGATTCACTGGAAATAATACTGACACTGCTACGAACAGCGCGAAGAAGGAGGGAGATGTCAAAGGCGAACGCAATGCGGTCTTCATTCTGGCTGGAAATACGATAGTCGTCGAAGAGAGCTTGTTTGCGGAACTGAGCGATGGATTGGATGCCGTCCGGGGTGGTAAGGAGGTTGTGGAGGAAGAAGGCGTGCTCTCTGGTGAGGAAAAGATGGCAAATCTTTCCCATTTTATCCAAGGCAGGCAGGAATCTCCTGTCCAACAGACTTACGCCATTCTCAGTCACAAATGCCTTGaacttcatctctctctctctctattcttttctttgtgtgtgtgtgcgtgttCTGTGAAGAAGGCGCTCACCACATCGGCGGATGTACGAAGAGGAGGCAAGGAAGGATGTGAGAAAGGGTTTCGTTATTTATTATTCTTACGGTCACGTTTTGAAAATTGATTAGGTTTGGAGGGTTAGTTGGtaattgtgtttaaaaaaatttaaaaaattttcattttttattttattttaaattaatatatttttaaatcatttttaatatgttaatattaaaaataattttttaaacataaaaaaatatattattttaatatattttaaaataaaacttttaaaaatatccactactatattttcaaacacttttttttattttttaaattattttttatttaaaaattcattaaatcttttttaaaaaatatttaattttaagatgaacacattaaaaaaatataaaaacattaaaaaaattaatttttttacaaacatGATCTAATTAGGGAACGAGGAAGGGAAGAGTGCTTGTTCTATCACACTTTCTGCTCATGGCTTTCCACTTTGggcaccaaaaataaaaaagccataATCAACGAGATTCATTCATAGAGTAGCGTGAGGGCAACATTCCTCCAGGTGTACGGAGCTGGGAAGTCCTCGAGGAACAACTTGCGACttctaattaatgattttttccaggaaatcattttttttttcagcaacAAGACAATTTCTCCAGATTATTCCGACACATTTTTCGAATATGTCAGCTGCATGGTTTCCCTGAGCTTACAGCCTTTCTTGACAGAGAAGCAATACAATCACACACACTTATCTTCTACCTTTCAATACTCTTACGTATTACATGGCCGGTGGCCGGTCCTCTACAAGATGAAGCTTGCTCAACATGTCGGCCAAAGCTTGCTGCGTAGCCTTGGAACAGTCTTGTGATTTCCTCCCTTCCTCTACAACCCGAACAATGCATTTGTACAAATGATCATACCTGTGAATTGGGTTATTGATGTCAAGACCGCGGCAGCTGTGATCAAGAACATAAGACCGCTTCATATCTTTTCTCCACCGTGTGAGGATGTATTGAGGCGGGATCTCCTCCAAGCCATTTTGGTTAAGGACACTCAATGCATGCCTACACAAGAACCCACTAAAATTGAACAATCCACAAACACAAAGAACATCCATTTCGGATGCATTGTACGTGACCTCAAAATCTCTAGTTTCCCGCTTACTTCCTTCAACTTCAACTTCTTCTTTGACTAAATATGTCATCACCTGTCCATCAACATAAGCTTGTCTTGTGCTAAAACAGGAGTACATACCCTCCACCTCCCTTTCAAATCTCCTCTGGATTTCATTTGTGTACAACTTTGAGAGTTGCAGCTCAAAGAAACACCTTGATTTTAGCATAAAACTTGAATTCCTCGAATCC from the Populus nigra chromosome 1, ddPopNigr1.1, whole genome shotgun sequence genome contains:
- the LOC133669910 gene encoding zinc finger BED domain-containing protein DAYSLEEPER-like, which gives rise to MEVEDPMSPIMAITPVTPTDNNEPPTSEEQPSKRRRKKSIVWEHFTIETVGAGCMRACCKQCKKSFAYITGSKLAGTSHLKRHIALGICPVSRQKNESSPYTPGLKTDPPKKRFRASPGFSGIPLDQDRCNHEIAKMIIQHDYPLHIVEHPGFIDFVRTLQPHYNMVSFNTIQGECVDVYLREKQRLLNLISGIPGRVNLTLDFGISNLDIGYAFLTGHFIDGDWNLQRRILNVATLPFYDSDYAFNQAVVSCLSDWQLRSKLFTLTLDQSFSNENVIGNLRGLLSVKNPFVLNGQLLKGSCYARVLSHLAQNALSATGEIVGRIRESVKYVKTSEAHDEKFTELRQQLQVPSTKILIIDNQTKWNTTYHMLVAASELKEVFACLDTSDPVYKINPSTDDWKKADILCTYLKLLYDAANILTGPTCPPAHVFYHEVYKIQLELTHATMSQDPFVSNLIKPMKEKFDQYWKDCFLVLAIAVVMDPRFKMKLLEFSFPKVFGEDAGMWIKSVDDGIHELFLDYLAPNIHLPAAYVEEGHISLTQSDTLQEVEAAPAPDGYSQELHPHVPLQVAHPDTSNPHEVPLQEGQHQEVSPQESLVQEVPSQALTLQEMHVEEVPSQEVSIHEMHTEVSSQEPPSQEMHAQDITPQESHTEEAPSQEMQSDDASQVPPQDINTEEVNPQDTHAEEVPSHEVLVQEIHPNEVPSQEVSVQEMQAEEAPAQAMQTEEAHPQAMQAEEAPLQEMHSEEAPPEEMRTEEALPEEMRTEEAPLEEMQTEEAPPQEMRTEEAPPQEMHTEEAPPQEMHTEEAPPQEMRTEEAPPQEMHAEEAPPQEMHAEEVPQEMCTEEAPPQEMRTEEAPPQEMHAEEAPPQEMRTEEAPPQEMRTEEVPPQEMQLQVIHQEMQPLELHTQDLPMLSIGDGLSDFDIYISEITSGQHLKSELDQYLEESLLPRVHEFDVVGWWKLNRLKYPTLSKMAADILSIPVSTVAPDSVFDTENRKIDSYRGSLLPITLEALVCAKDWLQHGSSMSSSPLEISNALVKKEF
- the LOC133669942 gene encoding uncharacterized protein LOC133669942; the protein is MKFKAFVTENGVSLLDRRFLPALDKMGKICHLFLTREHAFFLHNLLTTPDGIQSIAQFRKQALFDDYRISSQNEDRIAFAFDISLLLRAVRSSVSIISSESGGANRLQVKLVKKLPPNSTQPMPFLTFETKGYKSAVIQDVPISKPLSRDQLLQLQAALDAAQDLPRTLVQVPDLNRLQNFVDRMKHVGDLLNVSISKYGDLHLQISTTLITLGAEFRKLLVVGDKAQAPDEDRDLSAQTRSERAILMGDAQSVQVSVRHFSKSLQCHLAKPDCAFYGIAPQGACLTVIFQFFIPGTRQTDKSISLHCRLPVLDPGSS